The genomic segment ATCGAGAACACCGCGCCGCCGATGAGACCGGCCCACAGGGTGTACGCGACCGGCGCGTTCCAGCTGGCGTCGATCAGCCTGAACTTCCCGGCCGCTTCGCCTTCCGCGAGGAACTGGTCCCACCCGCCCGGCAGGAGCCGGAGGACGAACACGAACGCAAGGGCGGCCCCGGCGATCTTGATGACGAACTGGATCAGGTCGGTCCAGATCACCGCCTTCATCCCGCCGAGATAGGTGTAAACGATCGTGACGGCGCCTACGACCCCGATGGCCACTTCCATGCTCCAGCCGACGTACTTGAGCAAGAGCGCCGTGAGGAAAATACGCAACCCGTCCGCGACCGTCCGCGTGATAAGGAACAGCCCGCTCGCGACCCGCTGCACGGCCGGGCTGAACCGCTCGCGGAGCACCTGATACCCGCTGAACAGGTCGCCACGCATGTACTGCGGGAGCAGGAACCACGCGACGAGACAGCGGCCAACGATGTACCCGAACGAGAGCTGCAGGAAGGTGAAGTTGCCGCCCTTCGGGTTGTACGCGACCCCCGGCACACTGAGGAACGTGACCGCGCTCGTCTCCGTCGCCACGATCGAGACCAGCACCATGAACCAGCCGACGTCGCGCCCGCCGACGAAGTAGGTGCGCAGGTCCTTCTGGGCGCGCGTGAACCACACGCCGAGGAGCGTCATGCCGAGGACGTACACAACGACGATGGCGAGGTCGAGCGGTGAGAGCTGGGGCATAAGAGGTCGTGCGTGCGGATGGCAACGGAGGCGAGGGCTTCCGTGTGCCGCTCACGTCAGCGCCAGGTCAATCTCCCGGGGCCGTGTGGGCACCGGGTAGCTGGCCAGTGGCAAGAAGTTTGGGGAACACGATTTCGTTGGCTGTATGCGAACCACGTGCCACACACCCAGAAGGCTTTTCCTGGGACCGCGCGGCCCGCCCAATGGCGCTTGATTTTCGGTCTATAGCCAGCCGCCATGAGGCCGGTGCCTTGGGAATCGTGTCGTACGGGCCCGACAGTGGCCGGCTTCAGAAGAGCCCGGACACACGTTCCGCGTCGGCCGCTCGGAAACCATCGCTCAACTCGGACTCCTGTCCCCTTCGGCGGAACGGGATCCGGCCCCTTCATCCCGTTTCACTCGGTGTCGCCTTTCCGACGGCCGCTTGTCCACAACATGAGGCCGGCCGCCGGTGGTCCCAGTAGAAGGCACCTTCATCCCGCTTTGCCGCCCCTCTCGCCAACGCACGCGGCACTCAACTACAACGCCTCACGCAACGCGCGGAACACCTTCACCAGGTCCTTCCCCTGGTAGTGTGCGTTCAGTCCGCTGGGGTTCGGGAGCACCCACACGCGTGTTTCCCCAATCGGGTCCGGTTGAAGACCGATCGCGGCTTTGGGCTGCGCGAATGCCGTGCGGTACGCGCCGATTCCCAGCACCGCGAGAAACCGCGGGGCGAACGCGCGAACCCTTGCGGCCAGTTCGCGTCCCCCGGCGACGATCTCGCGGTCGGTCAGTTCGTCGGCCGCGGCGCTGGCGCGCGCGACCACGTTCGTAATGCCCAAGCCGAGCGGGAGCAGCTCTTGCTCTTCGCTCGGGTCGAACAGGCGCGGGGTGAAACCGGCGGCGTGGAGGGTGGGCCAGAACCGGTTGCCCGGTCGGCCGAAGTGGTGACCGATGGCGGCCGTATACAAGCCGGGGTTGATGCCACAGAACAGGACATCCAACCCCGGCGCGATCACGTCCGGCACGGTTTTGTTCTTCGCGGCCGCCAGTTCGGCTCGGGTCGGCCGGCGCGGTGGGGTCACTTCTTGCTCAACAGGGTGACGGAGGGATCTTGCAACGGCGCCGCGCCGGGCGGGGCCTTCAACGTCCCGAGGAACGCGAGAACCTCGGCCTGATCGCAGGGGCTGAGGGCGTTGTACTTTTCTGTGACCGGCTTGGCGTCCCCCCGGTGCTTCTGGATCGCAGCCTGGAGCGTCGGAGCCGAGCCGTCGTGCATGTACGGCGCCGAGTCCGCGACGCCCCACAGCGGCGGCGTTTTCCACTCGTTCGACCGCGGTTCGTCGTCGCGGCGGGTGGGCAGTTGGAGTTGCGGCGGCGGCTCGGAACCGTATCCGCTGCCCCCGCCACCGGGCGGGGGCGGGTCGTCGAGCGTGTAGAGCAGGAAGTCGCTATAGACGCCCTTCACGCCGCCGAGATCGGGCACATGACACACGGCGCACCCGACCGCCGAGAAGAATTCCTTTCCTCGGCTGGGGGTCGCGGGTTCGACCGGGCGGGGTAGCGTTTTGACGAACGACACCAGCGCGCGGAACTGCTTCTTGTCGAGGTCCGGCGGCACGGATTGGCTCGCGGTCCCGAGCGGCTGCGCCTGTTCGACCGCCGGCGTGCCGAGGCCGAGTTCGTTCGCGCACGCGGCGGCGACGAATTCCTGGAGGGTGGCGAACTGCCCCTTCCAGCCGAACTTGCCGACGCCGCCTTTGACCCGACGGACGCGACCGACCGGAACGTTGTCGAACTCCAAGCTCAGTTCCCGGGCCGCGGTGCGAATGCCTCTGTTGCGAGCGTTCCGGAGGATGGCGCGGTCGGAGATCAGGTCGATCCAACCAGCTCCGAAAAGGGCCGTCGGTTGCACCGATTGCGTGCTCACCGGGTCGAAATCGGGAACGGTTGTGGAGCCCGCGCAGTGAATGTCCAGACCGGAAACCGTGCGGCCTTTGATGATGGGGTACAGGCCGCGGAGCTTCTGCTCCGATTCCTTGTGCGCCGGGTCGGTGCTGAAGTTGTGGATCGTACCCGTGACGAACGTGGCGTCGTTGGGACGGGCGAATACTTCAAAGCTGAGGGCGTTGTGTTCCCGTCCACCTCCGCCGCCGAGCCCGCCCTGGAAGTGGCACGCGGCACACGACCGGGCGTTGAAGACCGGCCCGAGCCCGTCCCCGTGCGCGAGCGGATCGTTCGGCTCCCACTCGCGCTCGAACAGCGTCCGCCCCTCCGCGATTTCGGCCGCGCTGGCGGTCGGCCCCCACACGATGGGTAATCCGTCCGAGAAGAACTGCCAGTACACGGCGACCGCGGCGACAGCCAGGGTGATCAGCCAGACGGCGTAACGCTGACCGGTGGGTGAGAGGGGCACGACAACTCTCCGGGTGAAGACGTCGGCGACGGGAGATTACTGAAACGACGCCGTGCGTCCCGCGCCGTTTCACCGAAGCTTCGAAACTCAGGGGGTCACCCCGATCGTTTCTTGATCCGGTCGAGCCACTCCGTTACCTCTTCGGGAGAGAGCACCTCCACCACTTCGGCACGCGAGCGGAGTGCGTCGTGAATGTTGGCGAAGAAGTTACTGTCCCACGACCGCCCGCCGCCCCGCATCGGGTCGATCAGAACCACCCGCACGCCGTCGAACTCCGGAATGGCACCCGGGCTAACCTCCACAGGGAAGTGGATGATCGAGTCGATGAGATTCCCCTGGAACTCGCCCTCTTTGGGCAGCCCGAACCAACTGGAGAAGTGGAACCGGGCGTGGTCGTGGAGCACCCGCGTGTGCGGGATGGCACCGGTCGCAACGCCGACCACCTCTTCGTCGATCGGTTCGCCGCTGAGGTGCCCGCCGCCGATGAGCGCCGCCTGAAGCAGCGTGAACAGGTGGGCGTTGGTCGCGACCGCGTCGCACGCGACACGGAACCCCTTCCCCTCGTTCGGCGCGAGAACCAGCAGCGCCAGGCCGTCGGTGAAGCCCAACACTTGCGCGACGAACCCACTCTCGCGATGTTCCTCGGCGAGCGCTTCGACACCCGCCACGAGGTCGGCGTTCGCGCGCGCCGCTTGCCGGAACGCCGCGCCGCGGCACAGTACGGCCATCGTCGCGAGCATCAGAAACGTGAGTCCGCCCCGCGCCCGGATCGCGTCGGGGTCGGTGTCGAACGTCGCCCCGGCCGCCCGGCGCGCGAGGTTCAGGTGCCCCGGAAGCGCCGCGACCAGGTGCGGAGCAACGAGGGCCGGGTCACCTCCCATCTCCACGAGACTGCCGCAGTTTACCGCGATCACCGACGTGCGAAACGGGTCGCCGGTGCGGGTCAGGGCCGCGACTTCGGAGAGCAGCGCATCCAGTTCCGCCTTCGAGCGTAGCGACGGGAGGAACTGCCTGAGTTGTTGAAACGGCGGTGCGGAGAACACTTCACCCGGTTCGGCCCGTACCTCGTGCGCGGTGGCGGGCTTGGTCGCGTATTCAGCCAGAGCGGCAATGACGGCGGCGCGGTCGGGCATCGTGAGTCCCTCACCCTCTTCGCGTGAACCAGTACGCCCACGCGATGAACACGGCCTGGAGGGGCACCCGCAGCCACAACCCGATGGCCGGGAGGTTAGGATATTGGTCGGGGTGGAGCGCCATGTGAAGGTTCGCAGGGAAGACCGCGATGAGGAGCGCGATCAGCCCCCACGCGGCGGCGACCGTGAGGCGCGGGATCAGGAGCCCGATGCCACCAAGAACCTCGAACACCCCGCTCACCCACACGAGTTCGAGCGGCCAGGGCAAGTAGGGCGGAACGATCCGCACGTAAAAGTCGGGCATGACGAAGTGGTTCACCCCGGCCGCGATGAACAGCAGGCCGAGCAACCACTTCATTGTCGGCTTGAGCGCGTGCATCGGGTCTCCGCGTTGGGATCACTCGCAGTCATCAAACAAACCCGGAGCGGGCGCGGCAACAACCGATTGCGCGGCGGGCGGCGGGAAGAAGCCGGTTTCGCCCTCGAACACGGTCCCGTCGCGCTTCAAGCGGTCCACGAACCGGCGGTAGTCGGCCGGCCCCCAACCGATTTCCGCGAGCAGGCGCCGGGCCTCTTCGCCGGTATCCGCGCCGAACCGGCCGCCGGCGTCGTGAAAGTCCTGGCACACGAGGACGGCCGGCGCGAAGTCCGCGATTCGCCGTGCGAAGGCATCGGGGTCTTCGATGGGCAGGGTCGGCGTGACGCACACGCCCACCGCGATGCCCGCGTCCTTCAACTGGCTCAGCGCGTCCCAGCGCTTCTCAAGCGGCGGTGCCTTCGGCTCGAACTGCACCCGCACCCGCTCCGAGTCCGTGGGCAGAGACAGGTTCACGCGGAGGCTGCGGAACTCCCGAAGCACGTCGATGTCACGGCTCACGAGCGGGCCGCGGGTCTGGATCGTCAGCCGCGGCCGGTGCGGAACGAGCGCCTCCAGAATGCCGCGGGTCAACATGAGGCTCCGCTCGACCGGTTGATAGGGATCGGTCACACTGGACATGTAGACCGCCTGCCCGGCTACCTTCCGGGCTTGCCGCTCCGCGAGTTCGGCGGCGTTCCGCTTCGCAGTGACCCACCGGCCCCACTCTTCCGGTGGCCTGCGGTTCTGCGGGAGATAGGCCGCATAACAGTACGCACACGAAAACGTACAACCGACATACGGGTTACACGTCCACTCGAACCCGCCGCGCCGAATGAACCCGGTGGCCGGCGAAAAGATCGACCGCGATTCGATCAGTTCCATAAGCGCCTCGTGGCTCGGGGGAGAAGCTCGCAGCAGAAATCGCGCCGAACCACCGGCCGCGGGCAGAGACATGATTCGCGCACGGGCGTGAAATACGCCCGTGCTCACACGGCCAGGCGTGAAGAGAGGCGTACCACAAGGGGCAGGTTCGCGCGAAATGTAACGAAATCGCTCACCGGCCCGGCCGCGATACCAGTCACACACGGACAGCCGACGAGTAACGGAAAACAAACGGCGCGGCCGGGTCCGGTGCGGCAGAAGGTTCGGACGGCAGCGCCCTCGCCCTCCGCGTCGGGCGTTCGCACCGTCTTCGGCCGCGGCGAGTTCAGCGGGTCGATCTACTTCGGATCGGGCTGTTGAGTGCGAGGGCGGCTCTCGGGCCCCCACGCGCCGTCGATCCCGTCTTGGACGGCGTTCCCGTTGCCCTTGCCGGTCAATTCGTTAAGGGCGAACAGGACGGCACCCCGTTGCGGGGAGCCTTTGGGTAGAGTGCCCTCCGCTTCCGCCTTCTGGAACTCCGCTTGTTCGCTGGCGGAGAGCGGCCGGGTTCGCACCAGATAATCGTACCGCTGCTCGGCGGGCCATTTGCCGGGGGCCGCCACGGGCTGCACCACAGAGAAGTCCTGGCGAAGGTACGTAAGGTCCGCCCGGACGAAGAGGCCGTCAGAACGGCGGGAATAGTACGGCTCGAACCGTTCGCCCGGTGACGGCACGGGGCCGCGGACCCGGTCGTCCCTTTCCAGTGACGGGGCGTGGCACAACACGCAGTTACACAGGTGATTGACCCGGACGACTTCCCGAACGGCATACCCCTGACCGACTTTGAACGGTAGCCGCGGGTCCGGTTCGGTGAGGAGCTTCATCAGTTCCGGCACCATGTCGAATCGCTTCAACTCGGCGGCCGCCTCGGCGGCATGGTCGGCCGCGGCCGGCCAGGGGTACCGAAACCCGTCGTACAGTACCCGGGTGTATTCGTCCGCCGGGCGGAGCGCGAGCGCCCGGACGGCCCGCCCGCGGACCTCCGGCGACAGATCGAAGACCGCCCGCTTCGCCAGAGCGACACCCGCCTCCTTTCCAACGGTCCGCGCCAGCACGTCGACCAAGAGCAGGCGAACGTCTGTCGGTTCGGTCTGCAACATTTGCGTAACGGTCGGCACGGCGGGCGGTTTCGTCCAGTCCGACGCGAGGAGAGCGGGCGGCAGTTTCTCGGCACCGGATCGGTTCCGCGTGGCGGCCCTCCGGAGCTCGGTGCGGAGTTTGAGTGACAGGTTCTGGAGCTGTTCTGCCTCTTCCTTTGCCAACACGTTGTCCGGCCCTGGGAGCCAGGGAAGCAGCGCTGCGTCCGGCCGCTTGTCCCGGCGCGCCTTCTCCTGAAGGGCCTTCATGCCAAGGTCCGCCGGCGGGGAGTTCTGCGACGGGTTCGCCTTCAGGGATTGGACGATTGGGGCGTACAGCTCGCCGGCGGCCTGCTGGTCGAAACCCGCCTCCGGTACGTCTCGGAGTTGCCTCCGGAGTTCCTCCTCAGTGGTCGGCTTGCGCCGTTTGAACGGAGCTTCGAGGCGAGGGGCCTCCTGTTTGTCGGCCGGTTGGTCCCCGGCCCCGGCTGCGCGCGGCGACGCACCATAAGCGCCGACCGCCAGGACCACCGCGACCCACCGACCCATCCGCAACGGCCGAGGCATGGGACCTCCCGGGCAGCGCCCGCACGTTTTCGCAAACCTTACGTACACCGAGGCTGGTAGTTGCACAACAAGGGCTGGCAAGCGTTGGCGTTTTCGAAGAGACATCGGTCTGCGTTGCCGAGCCGAATCGCGCTGACGACACGGGTGGTCGTACCACCCGCCGCCCGAGGCTCGTGAAGTCGTCCGAGCGAATAAGCTCACCGGCCGCGGACGCCGCGATAGGTGCCGGAAACAGCGCATGTGCAGCGCGAGGTTCGGCTTGCCTTGTGGGCTACCAGAACCGCCACCACCGGCGCGGCGGTTGCTCCGACCGGCGGCTGGCCGCGATCTCCTCAGCGGTAAACCCGACCAGCATTAGTGGGCTCATTAACCGCCCCGCGCAATCCTTCTGGGCCGTGGCTTGTCAGCATGTTGTTGACGCAGCCCATCTCGGCGCTCCGGCCGGCGACCGCGTGCCACGCCTCGACCGTCAGGGACCGGTCCGCCGGGGCCAGCGCGAACAGTTCCTCGGCCCAGGCGAGAGCGGCGGTGAAGTAGTGCTCACCCGCCAACGGCAGGTAGGCACACTGCCCGGACCGCTTCCGCACGCCGTAGACGCTGGGGAACCCCGTGACGCCCAACCCTCGGAGCACCGGGTGCGACAGTGCGGATGGGACGAGCAGCGTCAGCAGCCACGCGTCAACCGGCCCGGCGCCCTCGCCAATCAACGCCGCCTCCACCTCCTCATCG from the Frigoriglobus tundricola genome contains:
- a CDS encoding di-heme oxidoredictase family protein — translated: MPLSPTGQRYAVWLITLAVAAVAVYWQFFSDGLPIVWGPTASAAEIAEGRTLFEREWEPNDPLAHGDGLGPVFNARSCAACHFQGGLGGGGGREHNALSFEVFARPNDATFVTGTIHNFSTDPAHKESEQKLRGLYPIIKGRTVSGLDIHCAGSTTVPDFDPVSTQSVQPTALFGAGWIDLISDRAILRNARNRGIRTAARELSLEFDNVPVGRVRRVKGGVGKFGWKGQFATLQEFVAAACANELGLGTPAVEQAQPLGTASQSVPPDLDKKQFRALVSFVKTLPRPVEPATPSRGKEFFSAVGCAVCHVPDLGGVKGVYSDFLLYTLDDPPPPGGGGSGYGSEPPPQLQLPTRRDDEPRSNEWKTPPLWGVADSAPYMHDGSAPTLQAAIQKHRGDAKPVTEKYNALSPCDQAEVLAFLGTLKAPPGAAPLQDPSVTLLSKK
- a CDS encoding SPL family radical SAM protein; protein product: MELIESRSIFSPATGFIRRGGFEWTCNPYVGCTFSCAYCYAAYLPQNRRPPEEWGRWVTAKRNAAELAERQARKVAGQAVYMSSVTDPYQPVERSLMLTRGILEALVPHRPRLTIQTRGPLVSRDIDVLREFRSLRVNLSLPTDSERVRVQFEPKAPPLEKRWDALSQLKDAGIAVGVCVTPTLPIEDPDAFARRIADFAPAVLVCQDFHDAGGRFGADTGEEARRLLAEIGWGPADYRRFVDRLKRDGTVFEGETGFFPPPAAQSVVAAPAPGLFDDCE
- a CDS encoding HEAT repeat domain-containing protein; its protein translation is MPRPLRMGRWVAVVLAVGAYGASPRAAGAGDQPADKQEAPRLEAPFKRRKPTTEEELRRQLRDVPEAGFDQQAAGELYAPIVQSLKANPSQNSPPADLGMKALQEKARRDKRPDAALLPWLPGPDNVLAKEEAEQLQNLSLKLRTELRRAATRNRSGAEKLPPALLASDWTKPPAVPTVTQMLQTEPTDVRLLLVDVLARTVGKEAGVALAKRAVFDLSPEVRGRAVRALALRPADEYTRVLYDGFRYPWPAAADHAAEAAAELKRFDMVPELMKLLTEPDPRLPFKVGQGYAVREVVRVNHLCNCVLCHAPSLERDDRVRGPVPSPGERFEPYYSRRSDGLFVRADLTYLRQDFSVVQPVAAPGKWPAEQRYDYLVRTRPLSASEQAEFQKAEAEGTLPKGSPQRGAVLFALNELTGKGNGNAVQDGIDGAWGPESRPRTQQPDPK
- a CDS encoding DoxX family protein, which translates into the protein MHALKPTMKWLLGLLFIAAGVNHFVMPDFYVRIVPPYLPWPLELVWVSGVFEVLGGIGLLIPRLTVAAAWGLIALLIAVFPANLHMALHPDQYPNLPAIGLWLRVPLQAVFIAWAYWFTRRG
- the mug gene encoding G/U mismatch-specific DNA glycosylase, coding for MTPPRRPTRAELAAAKNKTVPDVIAPGLDVLFCGINPGLYTAAIGHHFGRPGNRFWPTLHAAGFTPRLFDPSEEQELLPLGLGITNVVARASAAADELTDREIVAGGRELAARVRAFAPRFLAVLGIGAYRTAFAQPKAAIGLQPDPIGETRVWVLPNPSGLNAHYQGKDLVKVFRALREAL